CCCTCAAGTCTAGGGTCTTCCCCAAGAGATACAGTCCGTTTAATGAGCTGAGCGTAGATCTCAGGCTCGGTGAACGTTCGATTATACTTCGACTCTAGCCAGTTGATCAACAGCGCTGCAGCACCTGCAACATGAGGGGCAGCCATCGAAGTTCCTTTTAACTTGGCATAAGATGGCTTGGTATAGGTGGACCAGATGTCATCTCCCGGTGCTACGAGATCAACCTGATCGTTAGTGTTGGTGAACGGCGGGAAGGTGCCGTCAAGACTTATGGCTCCTACACATACCGCCTCAGGATAGGCGCCTGGATACATAATCTCGTCATTGGCTGCACCAGAGCCTCTTCCCTCATTACCAGCGGCGCATACAACCAGAATGTCGTTCGCGACGGCCTCTTGAACCGCCTTATGGAGCTTCGGATCGTTGAATTCTCCGCCTAATGACATGTTTATCACTCGTACGCGCTGCTTACCATCTGCACCACCACGCCATTCCATGCAGTAGCGTATGGCGTCGATAATGCAGCTATTCGAGGCTCCGT
Above is a genomic segment from Paenibacillus sp. YYML68 containing:
- a CDS encoding S8 family peptidase, which encodes MLNYRIPRFEVLAQEQSVYEKPAGVRMIQAEEVWPQSRKGEDVVVAVIDSGCDVNHTDLKSNIIDTRNFVTTEGGAQDVTDRNGHGTHVAGTIAAVENGAGVVGVAPKVKLLIVKVMQEYKDANGDVSYGASNSCIIDAIRYCMEWRGGADGKQRVRVINMSLGGEFNDPKLHKAVQEAVANDILVVCAAGNEGRGSGAANDEIMYPGAYPEAVCVGAISLDGTFPPFTNTNDQVDLVAPGDDIWSTYTKPSYAKLKGTSMAAPHVAGAAALLINWLESKYNRTFTEPEIYAQLIKRTVSLGEDPRLEGCGLLQLNHVITVTADSVRVRNHPILA